The genomic window CGCCTATCACACGTCTGTCGATACGCCTCGAAATCTGCGGCGCGCGGCCAGCCGCTTCGAGGAACTGGGCAGGCCCGAGGTCGCGGCCTACCTTGAAGAACGGGCGCGCGAGGAGTCTGGTCACGATCGCCTCGCGCTCAAGGACCTGCGTGCGCTCGGTTTGCCGGCCGAGCGACTCGTCACCAATTTCATCCCGCACGGGATCAAGCCGCTCTGCAAGCGCTTCGATGACCTTTGCTCGCAGGACTACCCGATCGGCTGCATAGGGTACTCCTACTGCCTGGAGCGCATCGCCGCGCTCAAGCAGAAGGCCGACGTCGAGAAGGTCCAGGCGCTGTGTCCGGATGGCGTCGACGCGACCCGCTTTCTCAGAAGCCATAGCTCTCTCGGAAGTGAGGCCACGCACGTCAAAGACACCATCGACTTCGTCGCGTCTCTTCCTGCGAGTGACCGTATCGCAGTCGTTCAGGAGACGTATGAATCGGCACTGATCATGGCGGAAGGCTATAATCACGAACTCCATAAATCCGAAGCCGAGATGGTCGACGAGCTTCGACAGGCGATCGGAGAAGCGCTCCCATACTGTCTCAGTTCAGGGCCTTCAAAAGACGAGGATTGCAGCGCTCGTCCCGCGGCTTGAGCGGAACAGCGCGACGTCATCGCGGTTTGCTGGGCCTGAGCGCAAGCACGCACTGTTCCGGCGTCCCCGTCGTGAGGTAGTATAAGGGGTCCTACAGCGGTAAGAGGAGGGCCTCTTCGATGACGAGGACAAACACCGACTTAGCCGAGTGGCTGGTCAGACACGGTCTAGGCCAGTACGCCCAAGCCTTCGCGGAAAACAACATCGAATATTCCCTGCTTCCGGATTTGACGGAAAACGATCTCAAGCAAATTGGAGTTTCTTCCTTAGGTCACCGCAAGAAGCTGCTTAGGGCGATTGAAGCATTGACCGCTTCGCGCCAGCCCGGCGGCGAGACGCTTGCGGGTTCAAGAGTCGCTGTGGCGCCGCCCTCCATTGCGCAGCATCGCGAACCTGAGTTCCGTCAGATTACCGTACTGTTCAGCGACCTTGTGGCTTCTACACAGCTCTCCGAGAAGCTGGACCCTGAGGATCTCCAAAAACTTATCGACGCGTACCGGGAGGAATGCAGCACCGCGATCGGGCGGTATGGCGGCGAGGTGGCCCGGTATTTCGGCGATGGCGTCATGGCATTTTTCGGCTGGCCCTCCGCTCATGAGGATGACGCCATTCGTGCCGTTCACGCCGCACTGGAGATCGCCTCCGGGGTCGCGAAGATTTCAGGTCCGGTTACTCTGTCTTGTCGAGTGGGTGTTTGCTCTGGACCGGTTGTTGTCGGTGACATTGGAGATAGCGGCCGCTGGTCGATGGACGCGGTGGGAGAGACACCAAACATTGCGGCGCGCCTGCAGGCCCTTGCCGCTCCAGATACGGTACTCATCTCAGAGACGACGAGGCGTCTCATATCGGCCGCTTTTGATTTTCAGGACCTCGGCATCCACGAACTCAAGGGTGTGACTCACCCCCTTCATTTGTATCGCGTGCTGGCGGCGAAAAGCACGGTTAGCCGCTTCGAGGCTGCGCATACGGGCTCTCTTACTCCGCTCATTGGACGCTCAAGCGAACTGAGCCTGCTGCTCGACAGGTGGCAGAAAGTCAAGGAGCGTGATGGCCAGGTCATACTCCTTTCGGGTATTCCGGGAGTCGGGAAGTCGAGGCTGCTCCACGAGTTGAAATCGCATATTCAGCAGGAACCGCATATTCTGCTGCATCATCAATGCTCGCCCTACCACAATCAGAGCGCGTTCTTCCCCGTCATCGAGCAGATCCAACATTCGGCCCAAATAACACCGCGCGAGCCCGATGCAGACAAGCTCGCCAAGCTCAGGGCTTACCTTCCCGATAATTCCGCCGAGCCGGTCCTGCTGGTCGCCAGGCTGTTATCCATCCCAGTGCATGATCACCTCCAATTGTCTCGCCTGACCCCGCAGCAAATAAAGAACAGAACCATAAGTACGCTTGTCGATATGCTGTTGGCGTTCTCCGTCCAAGGGCCCACGCTCTGCATCTTTGAGGATGCACACTGGCTGGATCCGTCGACGGTTGAGTTGCTTGACCTGATTATCAGCCGGATCGACCACGCCCGCGTGCTGCTTATCGTGTCGTGCCGACCGGAGTTCCGCCCTGCATGGATCACTCATGCGAATATCACCGTGCACTCGCTGACTCGATTATCGCATACGGAAGTGAAGGCGATGATTGGAGGTCTGTTGAGGGGCGGGAGGATGCCTCAGCCGCTGCTGGACCAAATTATCGAAAAGGCCGATGGCGTCCCGCTATACATCGAGGAACTGACAAACAGTATGTTGAGCGCACCTGTACTCGGTCGAAGTGGGTCCGAGCGGACGGCACAAGCAGCATTGCTCAGGGTTCCGGACACGCTGAGTGATGCATTGATGGAGCGGCTCGACCGCGTTGCGCCGAGTCGCAAACTTGCAATGATTGCGGCGGTGATCGGGCGCGAGTTCTCCTATGATCTGTTGTCGGCCGTATCGCAACTCGACGAAGATAATATCCTGTCAGCACTCTCGCTGCTCGAACAGGCTGACATCATATATCGAGTCGACATTTCGCCTTCCCTCCGCTTCGCGTTCAAACACGTATTGCTGCGTGATGCGATCTACGATTCTTTGCTCAGGAGCAAAAGACAGCAGATCCACGCCGAGATCGCCATGGTCCTGGAGCATGACTTTCCGGAGCTTGCGGAAAATCAGACCGAAGTCGTGGCGTATCATCATCAGGAAGCAGGCAATCACAATTCGGCTATCCGTTATTGGTTCAAGTCCGGGCAGCGCGCGCTCGCGCACTCCGCCAACATCGAAGCGATTGCCAATTTTCGAAGTGCGCTTCAGCTTCTGAAAACAATGCCCGAAACGCCCGAGCGGACCAAACAAGAGGTCGAGGTTCAGCTGGCGCTGGGAATACCGCTTATCGCCGTCAAAGGGTATGCCTCCACGGAAACCCGCGAAGCGTTTTCCAGAGCTAGCGCCTTATGCCTGCGTCTCGGCGACATCCCTGAATATTTCCAAGCCCTGTTTGGGTTGTGGGGACACTCATGGATGGGTGGAAGGAACGATGAGGCGCTCAGCATGGCCGATGAGTTTCTGCTGCGGTCACGAGACTTGTCTAGCCCCGTGCTGGCGATGGTGGCTCATAGAGTGATGGGCAGCACGTTGTTGACAATCGGGGACTTCCAATCCTCAGCGAACCATTTCGAAGAGACGATCAGGCTTTCGATCAGCGAAGGAAGACAGCCCCTTTATCACCTTTACATGGTGGAGCCTCAAGCGGCTTCACTGCTGCTTCAGTCCTGGGACTTGTGGTTCCTCGGCTATCCCGATCGATCCCTTTCGCGCGTGTCGGAAGCGTTGGCCCTGGCTCAGGATCTTGCTCACCCGTACACAGTGGCGTTCGCTCATTACATGACCTCTGTCGTGCACCTTCTGCGCGGGGACGCCGCTCGCGCTCTCGAGAGCGCCCAGAACAGCTTCGAAATGTCACAAGAACAGCGGTTTTCGCTGTACGTAATTCTATCGCGAATTTCGCGAGGCCGGGCCATCGGCGAGATTGGCCGAATTGAGGAGGCCCGATCCGAGATCGCACTGGGAATCGACGAGGCGCGGCGCAACGGTGTCGGTTTCATGCTGCCGATGATGAATAGCTGGCTGGCGGAAATTGACGCCAAGGCCGGCGAGAATGAACGCGCACTATCGTTGGTCGAAAGGCTCCTGGCCGGCATAGGTGATGTGACGGGCAGGGCATGGGAGTCGGAATTACACCGGCAAAAAGCCCAAATTCTCCTATCGCTCGACCCATCGAAAGTCGGCGAAGCCGAGTCTCATCTTAGGAAATCCATTGAGGTGGCGCGTGGTCAAGGCGCCAAGTCCTTGGAGTTGCGCGCCGCCACAAGCCTCGCAGAACTCTGGCGGAGCCAAGGAAGGATTGATGAGGCGCGCACGCTGCTAGAACCGATCTGCGATTGGTTTGACGAAGGAGCCGAAACGGCTGACCTCAAGCGTGCGCGCGATCAATGCGCACTGCATTAATCCTGCCTCTCGCAGAAGTGACAGCCAATCGGACCCTTTTCCGTCGACCCGCCATGAGCGGACATGATGGCGCTGGTCCGCCAGGTTAGCTCAGA from Bradyrhizobium zhanjiangense includes these protein-coding regions:
- a CDS encoding adenylate/guanylate cyclase domain-containing protein, with protein sequence MTRTNTDLAEWLVRHGLGQYAQAFAENNIEYSLLPDLTENDLKQIGVSSLGHRKKLLRAIEALTASRQPGGETLAGSRVAVAPPSIAQHREPEFRQITVLFSDLVASTQLSEKLDPEDLQKLIDAYREECSTAIGRYGGEVARYFGDGVMAFFGWPSAHEDDAIRAVHAALEIASGVAKISGPVTLSCRVGVCSGPVVVGDIGDSGRWSMDAVGETPNIAARLQALAAPDTVLISETTRRLISAAFDFQDLGIHELKGVTHPLHLYRVLAAKSTVSRFEAAHTGSLTPLIGRSSELSLLLDRWQKVKERDGQVILLSGIPGVGKSRLLHELKSHIQQEPHILLHHQCSPYHNQSAFFPVIEQIQHSAQITPREPDADKLAKLRAYLPDNSAEPVLLVARLLSIPVHDHLQLSRLTPQQIKNRTISTLVDMLLAFSVQGPTLCIFEDAHWLDPSTVELLDLIISRIDHARVLLIVSCRPEFRPAWITHANITVHSLTRLSHTEVKAMIGGLLRGGRMPQPLLDQIIEKADGVPLYIEELTNSMLSAPVLGRSGSERTAQAALLRVPDTLSDALMERLDRVAPSRKLAMIAAVIGREFSYDLLSAVSQLDEDNILSALSLLEQADIIYRVDISPSLRFAFKHVLLRDAIYDSLLRSKRQQIHAEIAMVLEHDFPELAENQTEVVAYHHQEAGNHNSAIRYWFKSGQRALAHSANIEAIANFRSALQLLKTMPETPERTKQEVEVQLALGIPLIAVKGYASTETREAFSRASALCLRLGDIPEYFQALFGLWGHSWMGGRNDEALSMADEFLLRSRDLSSPVLAMVAHRVMGSTLLTIGDFQSSANHFEETIRLSISEGRQPLYHLYMVEPQAASLLLQSWDLWFLGYPDRSLSRVSEALALAQDLAHPYTVAFAHYMTSVVHLLRGDAARALESAQNSFEMSQEQRFSLYVILSRISRGRAIGEIGRIEEARSEIALGIDEARRNGVGFMLPMMNSWLAEIDAKAGENERALSLVERLLAGIGDVTGRAWESELHRQKAQILLSLDPSKVGEAESHLRKSIEVARGQGAKSLELRAATSLAELWRSQGRIDEARTLLEPICDWFDEGAETADLKRARDQCALH